One window from the genome of Syntrophales bacterium encodes:
- a CDS encoding adenylate/guanylate cyclase domain-containing protein, with protein sequence MKFFQKLTPAMTAPFLAVFLGVVLFLFDPLPLQVLRNAAFDQYQRWQPRPYESAPVRIIDIDEESLKKVGQWPWPRTRVAELVDILEQAGAAAVGMDIVFAEPDRTSPKSMAAAWSLPEDLRRRLAGLTDHDEVLARTIRHGRVVLGFAAERDGPERLLPARPFRFIFSGPSPLPFLHPFESSVTAIPLLENAAAGNGVLSFIPDSDGVVRRVPLVVSLRDQAMPSLAAEALRVAQDQANYIVKTSAGKGVGMEEIRIGAFTVPTTPRGEIWVHYTRPVPDRYIPAWKVLAGEAPRDRIDGHIVLLGTSAQGLMDLRFSPAGTIIPGVEAHAQALEQIFTKAYLTRPSQAEAIEALVIVIGGLLVAIIALSTQAMVSAGVTAAVLLAAGGGAWIAFSRYGLLLDPVTPGLAIAITFVAGSVVRHRTSEQRQRWVREAFSRYVSPNRVDYLVEHPDQLELGGQRRVCSFIFTDLAGFTSLMESMDPGDAVSILNAYLDEMVTIAFRHGGTLDRIVGDAVAIMFSAPVVQPDHQERALNCALEMHAFAERYADDLNAKGIAFGQTRIGVHTGEVIVGNFGGTTMFDYRALGDAVNTASRLEGANKHLGTRICVSEATRAGCPDAAVRPVGSLILKGKTEPLIVYEPIAAERETVGTGSRDPVYEAAFGLLQSRSPDADKAFERLADERPHDPLVHLHLGRLRAGETGDTIVLAEK encoded by the coding sequence ATGAAGTTCTTCCAGAAGCTCACCCCCGCCATGACGGCACCGTTTCTCGCCGTTTTTCTCGGTGTCGTCCTTTTTCTCTTCGACCCCCTTCCCCTCCAGGTGCTTCGAAACGCCGCCTTTGACCAATACCAGCGCTGGCAACCGCGGCCATACGAATCGGCTCCCGTTCGCATCATCGACATCGACGAAGAAAGCCTGAAGAAGGTCGGACAGTGGCCCTGGCCCCGTACGCGGGTTGCCGAGCTGGTCGACATACTTGAGCAGGCCGGAGCGGCCGCCGTCGGCATGGACATCGTCTTCGCGGAGCCGGACCGGACGTCGCCGAAGTCCATGGCCGCCGCCTGGAGCCTTCCGGAGGACCTCCGCCGGCGCCTGGCCGGTTTGACCGACCATGACGAGGTCCTGGCCCGGACGATCCGCCACGGCCGTGTCGTCCTCGGATTCGCAGCCGAACGGGACGGTCCGGAGAGGCTCCTGCCCGCGCGTCCCTTTCGATTCATCTTTTCCGGCCCCTCTCCCCTCCCTTTTCTTCATCCGTTTGAAAGCTCGGTGACGGCAATTCCGCTCCTGGAAAACGCGGCGGCGGGCAACGGCGTCCTTTCGTTCATCCCCGACTCGGACGGAGTCGTCCGCCGGGTCCCTCTGGTCGTGAGTCTGCGGGACCAGGCGATGCCTTCCCTCGCCGCCGAGGCGCTGAGGGTGGCCCAGGACCAGGCGAACTACATCGTGAAGACAAGCGCCGGGAAGGGAGTCGGCATGGAGGAAATCCGGATCGGCGCATTCACCGTACCGACGACCCCCCGGGGGGAGATCTGGGTGCATTACACACGGCCCGTTCCGGACCGCTACATTCCGGCCTGGAAAGTGCTGGCGGGAGAGGCCCCCCGGGACCGGATCGACGGGCATATCGTACTGCTCGGCACCTCCGCCCAGGGTCTCATGGATCTGCGCTTCAGTCCGGCGGGGACCATCATTCCCGGCGTCGAGGCCCACGCCCAGGCGCTGGAGCAGATTTTCACGAAGGCCTACCTGACCCGTCCGTCCCAGGCGGAGGCCATCGAGGCGCTGGTGATCGTCATCGGCGGCCTGCTCGTCGCGATCATCGCCCTTTCCACGCAGGCCATGGTCTCGGCCGGGGTGACCGCCGCCGTTCTCCTGGCCGCCGGAGGAGGCGCGTGGATCGCCTTCAGCCGCTACGGCCTGCTTCTGGACCCGGTTACGCCCGGACTGGCGATCGCGATCACCTTCGTCGCCGGGAGCGTCGTCCGCCACCGGACCAGCGAGCAGCGCCAGCGGTGGGTCCGGGAGGCCTTCTCACGATACGTGTCGCCCAACCGCGTCGATTACCTCGTCGAGCATCCCGACCAGCTCGAACTGGGGGGACAGCGCCGGGTATGCAGCTTCATCTTCACGGATCTTGCCGGTTTTACCAGCCTCATGGAATCGATGGACCCCGGCGACGCCGTCTCGATCCTCAACGCCTACCTGGACGAGATGGTCACCATCGCCTTCCGGCACGGCGGGACCCTGGACCGGATCGTCGGCGACGCCGTGGCGATCATGTTCTCGGCTCCGGTCGTGCAGCCGGACCACCAGGAGCGGGCCCTGAATTGCGCCCTGGAGATGCATGCCTTCGCGGAGCGGTATGCGGACGATCTCAACGCGAAGGGCATCGCCTTCGGGCAGACCCGCATTGGCGTCCACACCGGCGAGGTCATCGTGGGAAACTTCGGCGGAACGACCATGTTCGATTACCGCGCCCTGGGCGACGCCGTCAACACGGCTTCCCGTCTCGAGGGCGCGAACAAGCACCTGGGAACGAGGATCTGCGTCTCCGAGGCGACCCGCGCCGGCTGCCCGGACGCGGCAGTGCGGCCCGTGGGATCCCTGATCCTGAAGGGAAAGACCGAGCCCCTGATAGTCTACGAGCCGATTGCAGCGGAAAGGGAAACCGTCGGGACGGGATCGCGCGACCCCGTATACGAGGCGGCGTTCGGACTGCTTCAGAGCCGCAGTCCCGATGCCGATAAGGCCTTCGAGCGCCTGGCGGACGAGCGTCCGCACGATCCGCTCGTTCATCTTCACCTCGGACGCCTGCGGGCGGGCGAAACAGGAGACACCATCGTCCTGGCGGAAAAATAG
- a CDS encoding FecR domain-containing protein yields the protein MFRFIMAILLLFPACVWAGDQDAIGYVKTVKGSAFVLDGGKSVRAAPGTPIKMGNTLKTGPGGSMGVTFKDNTVMSFGPDTVLTVDEYLYAPGKDNLKFGTTASKGSLEVVSGVIARLKPNSVRMKTPTGTIGIRGTHYLLKVEPQEGGEKP from the coding sequence ATGTTCAGATTCATCATGGCGATCCTCCTGCTGTTCCCGGCCTGTGTCTGGGCGGGGGACCAGGATGCGATCGGGTATGTCAAGACGGTCAAGGGCAGTGCCTTTGTGCTCGACGGCGGGAAGTCGGTCAGGGCCGCACCGGGCACACCGATCAAGATGGGGAACACGCTCAAGACCGGCCCCGGCGGCAGCATGGGGGTCACGTTCAAGGACAACACCGTGATGTCCTTCGGGCCGGACACCGTATTGACGGTGGACGAGTATCTCTACGCCCCGGGGAAAGACAACCTCAAATTCGGAACCACCGCATCGAAAGGAAGCCTCGAAGTCGTATCGGGCGTGATCGCACGGCTCAAGCCGAACTCCGTCCGCATGAAGACGCCGACGGGAACGATCGGGATCCGCGGCACCCACTACCTGCTCAAGGTAGAACCGCAGGAAGGAGGGGAAAAGCCATGA
- a CDS encoding OmpA family protein, giving the protein MTRTLMKTGLAVLALLFTVGCATAPAPKSYAVLMENPDGTTGQIAVSGAKGEVLLDKPRTGTDLDGSTGTPYAVGEDRIRRDFGEALAARPPLPVSFMLYYRAGGTVLTGESQALIPAILEATRTRPAPDVSVIGHTDTVGNSEANEKLALQRAQSVAEIIRKAGLQVQDLTIASHGERNLLVSTPDNTPEPRNRRVEVTVR; this is encoded by the coding sequence ATGACGCGAACCCTGATGAAAACGGGACTGGCCGTGCTGGCCCTTCTCTTCACAGTGGGCTGCGCGACGGCGCCGGCACCGAAATCATACGCCGTCCTGATGGAAAATCCGGACGGGACCACAGGGCAGATCGCCGTCAGCGGGGCAAAGGGCGAGGTGCTGCTGGACAAGCCGCGCACCGGCACCGACCTGGATGGATCGACAGGAACCCCGTACGCGGTCGGCGAAGACCGGATCCGGAGGGACTTCGGCGAGGCCCTTGCCGCCCGACCGCCGCTGCCGGTCAGCTTCATGCTCTACTACCGGGCGGGGGGGACGGTGCTGACGGGAGAGTCCCAGGCCCTGATCCCGGCGATCCTGGAGGCGACCCGGACCCGGCCGGCGCCCGATGTGTCGGTGATCGGCCATACGGATACCGTGGGGAACAGCGAGGCCAATGAGAAGCTCGCGTTGCAACGGGCACAATCGGTGGCGGAGATTATCCGGAAGGCGGGCCTGCAGGTCCAAGACCTGACGATCGCCTCCCATGGTGAGCGAAATCTCCTCGTCTCCACACCGGACAACACACCCGAACCGAGAAACCGCCGGGTGGAGGTCACCGTTCGCTGA
- a CDS encoding HD domain-containing phosphohydrolase has translation MTLFPNLKLRFHNWAVIALLCFVFVLTASVMAVVITKFNAMAEDNARKRFLLITQTGVERLKALIGGTGRHVEVYADVKQERFRRDGRLNDRDMWLTFMSQLKTEDNLYSVYFGLENDDFYQVVHTRGNPGWNAHIAAPRNTWFAQRTIIRTSGGGREESWRYWSSDMQPIGTKKRPSDYFPTVRPWYWGVKLAKPVAITDPYVFASSREPGITISSPLPGGIGVLGADLSLGSLRDFLSKIPLTPNGAIVVLDRKNRILAHHSTSPTCRLKDTAVLMPVSTTGSPLLAVLENWKGGDGGTETRIVDVGGDAFVFANHTYAAAPGMELRIAAFAPMSDFSGPIVEARNQVILVTAVFLLFIIPLAVIGARRVGRSLSILTTDAERITHLDFSGEVGQLPTILYEVVTLGEAHKVMKSTLSERTRALTVAEEKLASLVENGIMLSREQNRQALLRHILFGGKKLCNCDAGTMYLKTDRETLMFALRTKDDVLPSIEIPLRDPATGALNEQYVSIYTAVHNESVIIDDVYSETRFDLSGSHRFDEETGYRTVSMLTVPMSPREGEVIGVLQFMNALDPDTEEVIPFPRELVGFVEALASQSAVALENHNLLQAQRTLMDALIRLVAGAIDAKSPYTGGHCERVPELAIMLAEEASRVQEGPFADFNFKTEEEWREFRIGAWLHDCGKVTTPEYVVDKATKLETIYNRIHEVRTRFEVLLRDAEIECLKAIQGGVAPEAALRDYREKRVQLIDDFAFVAECNIGGESMDPERIVRLKRIAGRTWLRHLDDRLGLSHEEMRRYEGIPAPELPAVETLLSDKPWHVIPRLDKRALDPRYGFKVDVPEDLYNFGEILNLCVERGTLTAEERFKINEHIIQTVAMLDALPFPRELRRVPEYAGSHHETLTGSGYPRRLTKDDLSVPARIMAIADIFEALTASDRPYKKAKTLSESVKILSFFKKDRHIDPDLFDLFLRSGVYLRYARRFLKPEQIDEVDTSKYLN, from the coding sequence ATGACTCTCTTCCCAAACCTGAAGCTGCGTTTCCACAATTGGGCCGTGATCGCCCTCCTGTGTTTCGTCTTCGTTCTCACCGCCTCGGTCATGGCGGTCGTCATCACCAAGTTCAACGCCATGGCGGAGGACAATGCCAGGAAGCGCTTCCTGCTGATCACCCAGACCGGCGTCGAGCGGCTCAAGGCCCTCATCGGGGGGACGGGACGCCACGTGGAAGTGTACGCCGATGTCAAGCAGGAGCGATTCCGGCGGGACGGGCGGCTGAACGATCGCGACATGTGGCTGACCTTCATGTCGCAGTTGAAGACGGAGGATAACCTCTATTCCGTCTATTTCGGTCTCGAAAACGACGACTTCTACCAGGTTGTGCACACCCGGGGCAACCCGGGCTGGAATGCACATATTGCCGCGCCCCGGAATACGTGGTTTGCCCAGCGGACGATCATCCGGACAAGCGGGGGCGGGCGCGAGGAATCCTGGCGATACTGGTCGTCCGACATGCAACCGATCGGCACAAAGAAGCGACCGTCCGACTATTTCCCGACGGTGCGGCCCTGGTACTGGGGGGTAAAGCTGGCAAAACCCGTTGCGATCACGGATCCGTATGTCTTTGCCTCTTCGCGGGAGCCGGGAATCACGATCTCCAGTCCCCTCCCGGGAGGGATAGGAGTGCTCGGAGCCGACCTGAGCCTGGGATCGCTCCGGGACTTTCTGTCAAAAATTCCCCTGACGCCCAACGGTGCCATTGTGGTGCTGGATCGCAAAAACCGGATCCTGGCTCATCACAGCACATCGCCGACCTGCAGGCTGAAGGATACGGCCGTGCTGATGCCGGTCTCCACAACCGGCAGTCCCCTTCTGGCCGTCCTGGAAAACTGGAAAGGCGGGGACGGCGGGACAGAGACACGGATTGTCGATGTCGGGGGGGATGCGTTCGTGTTCGCTAACCACACCTATGCGGCCGCACCGGGAATGGAATTGCGGATTGCCGCTTTTGCACCGATGAGTGACTTCTCCGGCCCGATCGTCGAGGCACGGAACCAGGTCATCCTGGTGACGGCCGTTTTCCTGCTGTTCATCATCCCCCTCGCCGTCATCGGCGCTCGCCGGGTCGGGCGCTCTCTCTCGATTCTCACCACGGACGCCGAGCGCATCACGCATCTCGATTTTTCCGGCGAGGTCGGTCAGCTGCCCACCATCCTCTACGAAGTCGTCACCCTCGGCGAGGCCCACAAGGTTATGAAGAGCACGCTCAGCGAGCGTACGCGAGCCCTGACGGTGGCGGAGGAGAAGCTCGCCAGCCTGGTGGAGAACGGGATCATGCTGTCCCGGGAGCAGAACCGGCAGGCCCTTCTCCGTCACATCCTCTTCGGCGGAAAGAAGCTTTGCAATTGCGACGCCGGCACGATGTACCTCAAGACCGACCGGGAGACGCTGATGTTTGCGCTCCGGACCAAGGACGACGTTCTGCCCTCCATCGAGATTCCGCTCCGGGATCCGGCCACGGGAGCCCTGAACGAGCAGTACGTCTCGATCTACACGGCGGTGCACAACGAATCGGTCATCATCGACGACGTCTATTCCGAAACACGGTTCGACTTGAGCGGCTCCCATCGCTTCGACGAGGAAACGGGATACCGGACCGTCTCAATGCTGACGGTCCCCATGTCGCCCCGGGAGGGCGAGGTGATCGGGGTCCTGCAGTTCATGAACGCCCTGGACCCTGATACGGAAGAGGTCATCCCGTTCCCCCGCGAACTGGTGGGATTCGTCGAGGCGCTGGCCTCGCAGTCGGCGGTGGCGCTGGAAAACCACAACCTGCTCCAGGCGCAGCGGACCCTGATGGATGCCCTGATCCGGCTCGTGGCGGGCGCCATCGACGCCAAGAGTCCCTATACCGGCGGCCACTGCGAGCGGGTGCCGGAGCTGGCGATCATGCTGGCGGAAGAGGCCTCCCGGGTACAGGAGGGGCCGTTTGCGGATTTCAACTTCAAAACGGAGGAGGAGTGGCGGGAATTCCGGATCGGCGCATGGCTCCACGACTGCGGCAAGGTCACGACCCCGGAGTACGTGGTCGACAAGGCGACCAAACTGGAAACGATCTACAACCGGATCCACGAGGTGCGCACGCGCTTCGAAGTGCTGCTCCGGGACGCCGAGATCGAGTGCCTCAAGGCCATCCAGGGCGGCGTCGCTCCGGAAGCCGCCCTGCGGGACTACCGCGAGAAGCGGGTCCAATTGATTGATGATTTCGCCTTCGTGGCGGAGTGCAACATCGGCGGCGAGTCCATGGATCCGGAGCGGATCGTGCGGCTCAAGCGGATCGCCGGCCGGACCTGGCTGCGCCATCTCGACGACCGCCTCGGCCTGTCCCACGAAGAGATGAGGCGCTATGAAGGCATACCGGCCCCCGAATTGCCGGCAGTCGAAACGCTCCTCTCCGACAAGCCCTGGCACGTCATTCCCCGGCTCGACAAAAGGGCCCTCGATCCCCGGTACGGATTCAAGGTGGATGTTCCCGAAGACCTCTACAACTTCGGAGAGATCCTCAACCTGTGCGTGGAGCGGGGAACGCTCACCGCGGAGGAGCGCTTCAAGATCAACGAGCACATCATCCAGACGGTCGCCATGCTGGACGCCCTGCCCTTCCCGAGGGAGCTGCGGCGGGTCCCGGAGTATGCGGGCTCCCACCACGAAACGCTGACGGGCTCGGGCTACCCCCGCCGGTTGACGAAGGACGATCTGTCCGTTCCGGCCCGCATCATGGCCATCGCCGACATCTTCGAGGCCCTGACCGCCTCCGACCGCCCCTACAAAAAGGCCAAGACCCTGTCCGAATCGGTGAAGATCCTGTCCTTCTTCAAGAAAGACCGGCACATCGATCCGGACCTGTTCGATCTCTTCCTCCGCTCGGGTGTCTACCTGCGGTACGCCAGACGCTTCCTGAAGCCGGAGCAGATCGACGAGGTGGACACTTCCAAGTATCTGAATTGA
- the ubiG gene encoding bifunctional 2-polyprenyl-6-hydroxyphenol methylase/3-demethylubiquinol 3-O-methyltransferase UbiG yields MQVNNEIYSRRGHAWWDEDEGEFATIRYFVNPVRFGYFRRILEGEHGGGPRFRTVLDVGCGGGLLAEEFARAGFEVTGVDSSEPSILTARRHAMEGGLRIEYGTAAGEQLPFSSGRFDVVLCCDVLEHVGDVGRVISEISRVLRTGGIFCYDTINRTFRSWIAVIKVMQDWPSTAFAEPNSHVWKKFIRPAELSGLLAQHGLVQRDIRGIAPRSNPVGILLNFNRRVRGRISYRELGRRLDMRESSDMSASYMGYAVKGIQGGRKQAVS; encoded by the coding sequence GTGCAGGTGAATAACGAAATCTACAGCCGGCGCGGACACGCCTGGTGGGATGAAGACGAAGGCGAATTCGCCACCATCCGGTACTTCGTCAATCCGGTGCGGTTCGGCTATTTCCGGCGGATCCTGGAGGGGGAGCATGGCGGGGGGCCACGGTTCCGGACCGTGCTCGACGTGGGGTGCGGCGGAGGGCTCCTGGCGGAGGAGTTTGCCCGGGCCGGCTTCGAGGTGACCGGCGTGGATTCGTCGGAACCGTCCATCCTGACAGCACGGCGGCATGCGATGGAAGGCGGACTGCGGATCGAGTACGGGACGGCTGCGGGCGAGCAGCTTCCGTTTAGCAGCGGGCGTTTCGACGTCGTCCTCTGCTGCGACGTCCTGGAGCATGTCGGGGACGTCGGGCGGGTGATCTCGGAGATATCGAGGGTTCTCCGGACCGGTGGGATCTTCTGCTACGACACGATCAACCGGACCTTCCGGAGCTGGATCGCCGTCATCAAGGTCATGCAGGACTGGCCGTCCACGGCCTTCGCGGAGCCGAACTCCCACGTCTGGAAGAAGTTCATCCGTCCGGCCGAGTTGTCCGGCCTGCTTGCCCAGCATGGACTTGTCCAGCGGGACATCCGGGGGATCGCCCCGCGCAGCAATCCGGTCGGCATATTGCTGAATTTCAACCGGCGCGTCAGGGGCCGGATTTCCTACCGGGAGCTGGGGCGCCGCCTGGACATGCGCGAAAGCAGCGATATGAGCGCTTCTTACATGGGCTATGCCGTCAAGGGAATCCAGGGAGGAAGGAAACAGGCGGTATCCTGA
- a CDS encoding DUF4405 domain-containing protein: MQSNKGKFLNTRAFTALGAAISGLGLPLTGYANHLYQFSAMTTPRHAWMAAHNILAVLFLAFAAWHVILNRKALLRHVKGIVRNIPFPSREAVLAGLVVASVVFLFVGHAFVAGG; the protein is encoded by the coding sequence ATGCAATCGAACAAGGGGAAGTTTCTCAACACAAGGGCCTTCACCGCTCTGGGGGCCGCCATTTCCGGTCTCGGTCTTCCGCTCACCGGGTACGCCAATCACCTCTACCAGTTTTCCGCCATGACGACCCCGCGCCACGCCTGGATGGCGGCTCACAATATCCTGGCCGTGCTCTTTCTTGCCTTCGCCGCCTGGCATGTCATCCTGAACAGGAAGGCCCTGCTCCGTCATGTGAAGGGGATCGTTCGAAACATCCCATTCCCGAGCAGGGAGGCTGTCCTGGCGGGCCTCGTTGTCGCCTCGGTCGTGTTTCTGTTCGTGGGGCACGCTTTTGTGGCGGGAGGATAA
- a CDS encoding MarR family transcriptional regulator has protein sequence MKEEFLGHKGDELHLLRDLYRTQQAMLNLIPRIIGISTSRLALLRLLAIELPKEAGVMEIARRLGINAAAVTRLVREMEEQGWVKRRSDSRDGRRNYVSLTPKGRQAFRKIHERMHTFERMMGETLDAKDVQATVRVLAALRDALERHR, from the coding sequence ATGAAAGAAGAATTCCTTGGGCACAAGGGGGACGAGCTTCATCTCTTGAGGGATCTCTATCGCACGCAGCAGGCGATGCTGAATCTCATCCCGCGGATCATCGGCATATCGACCTCCAGGCTTGCTTTGTTAAGACTCCTGGCAATCGAACTGCCCAAAGAGGCCGGCGTCATGGAGATCGCCCGCCGGCTCGGCATCAACGCCGCCGCCGTGACCCGCCTTGTCCGGGAGATGGAGGAGCAGGGCTGGGTCAAAAGGCGATCCGATTCCCGGGACGGGCGTCGAAACTACGTGAGTCTGACACCCAAAGGGCGTCAGGCGTTCCGGAAAATCCACGAGCGCATGCATACCTTCGAGCGCATGATGGGTGAAACACTCGATGCGAAGGACGTGCAGGCGACGGTCCGCGTCCTCGCAGCGCTCCGCGATGCGCTGGAGAGGCACCGATAA
- a CDS encoding class I SAM-dependent methyltransferase: MGLSMKGILDVLFVRGRHVCPWWLCRSFDNPLRRLFQDPEKILEPHAKPGFTVIDVGPGMGYFTIPLLRLVGSGGKVVALDIQKRMLDALRQRAERAGLGGNLITHLGKPGDPAMPNDADFILIFWMIHEVPDQQAFLSDLKDCLRPGGRMLIVEPRLHVRAEKFESTLDAAERVGLTLVDRPGISLSRSALFTKD, encoded by the coding sequence ATGGGACTGAGCATGAAAGGAATCCTCGATGTCCTCTTCGTCAGGGGCAGGCATGTCTGTCCGTGGTGGCTCTGCAGGAGCTTCGACAACCCGCTCCGCCGCCTTTTCCAGGACCCGGAGAAAATCCTGGAGCCGCATGCAAAGCCCGGCTTCACCGTGATCGACGTCGGGCCCGGGATGGGCTACTTCACGATCCCGCTCTTGCGCCTCGTCGGCAGCGGGGGAAAGGTCGTCGCCCTCGACATCCAGAAGCGGATGCTGGATGCCCTCCGGCAGAGGGCGGAACGGGCGGGCCTTGGCGGGAATCTCATAACCCATCTTGGAAAACCCGGCGATCCGGCCATGCCCAACGATGCCGATTTCATCCTGATCTTCTGGATGATTCACGAAGTGCCGGACCAGCAGGCCTTCCTATCTGACCTCAAGGACTGTCTCCGGCCCGGCGGCCGCATGCTGATCGTCGAACCCCGACTTCATGTCCGTGCTGAAAAATTCGAGTCCACCCTGGATGCGGCAGAGCGGGTCGGCCTGACGCTCGTCGACCGTCCCGGGATTTCCCTGAGCCGGTCCGCACTCTTCACCAAGGACTGA